One genomic window of Bicyclus anynana chromosome 10, ilBicAnyn1.1, whole genome shotgun sequence includes the following:
- the LOC112047898 gene encoding protein atonal-like yields the protein MAAETYGHRLLYTEKDIFPTDVMLEYSTEECYLSWPRSPDSGRSSLEPTPSMDGSHQESPTHIAYRGLPNDLVLEDSSEDVELEGSGKRRGRSTSAAVLKRRRLAANARERRRMQNLNKAFDRLRGHLPSLGADRQLSKYETLQMAQTYIAALYELLQ from the coding sequence ATGGCCGCCGAAACTTACGGACATCGTCTCTTGTACACGGAAAAGGACATTTTCCCCACTGACGTCATGTTGGAGTACTCAACTGAAGAATGTTATCTGTCATGGCCGAGGTCGCCTGACTCTGGCAGATCCAGTTTGGAGCCTACTCCGTCTATGGATGGAAGCCACCAAGAATCGCCGACCCATATTGCTTATAGAGGATTACCGAATGATTTAGTTCTAGAAGACAGTTCAGAAGACGTGGAATTAGAGGGCTCTGGTAAGAGGAGAGGCAGATCCACCAGTGCAGCAGTATTAAAAAGGAGACGCTTAGCAGCAAACGCCAGAGAAAGAAGAAGGATGCAGAATTTAAATAAAGCTTTCGACAGACTCCGTGGACACTTACCTTCGCTTGGAGCTGACCGCCAACTGTCCAAATACGAAACTCTTCAAATGGCTCAAACGTACATAGCAGCTTTATACGAACTTTTACAATAA